The sequence below is a genomic window from Schistocerca gregaria isolate iqSchGreg1 unplaced genomic scaffold, iqSchGreg1.2 ptg000831l, whole genome shotgun sequence.
TATAGCTCTTTGTTCAAAGGAGCTATCGGTTAAGAATGTACCGACCTATACAAAGTAAAAATATGAATTTTAAGAATAAGGCTATCGCTGAAATGGTTAAAATTTTGGCGGTTCACCAAAATTTGGTGGTTAAGGAACTGACCCCCGAAAATATACAAATTCTTGAACCATATTATAAGTGCTGTTATAAAACAAGCAGTAACAGAAAGGTTAGAAAAAACTTCATAgtaaattttactaatttttttgttgATGGACATAGATTGATAGCTTGCCAAAAATTTTTTAAGAGATTTTAGGTATCAAGTGATGCCAAAATCAGGAAAGATAAGACGACGTGTTTTATGTTTTGTTGTCTTGAGATAAAAAAATGGGTCAAAGAGGTACGCGGATGACAAGCACTCTTTTAGATTTGAATTGTTCTTGGAAGCTCGACCATGGCTACTTTATAGTTTGATTCGGAATTGTACTTGCGTAAGACGTGACGAAATTTGAATGGCGAATGTGAATGAAGGCATGCTAGTAGTTCAGAAGCAAGTTTATGCACACTTTGGTGATTTATTGTGCTATGGTATGTCAAATGGCTGCTCCAAGCTCTTTTTTTCTTGGTAGCTTTTCGTCCCAGATATAGAGAGGCAGCGGCTAGCGCGCTTGGTGGCCACAGGGCTGTATCATATATGCAAATTCCCAGTTCTATATAATATTTAGCTAATGTATGTAAATAGTGATTGTTTCCTATTATTTTGGAATATCGGCGCAAAAAGTGAATGGCTGAGGGAACGCCTAGATCGTATTGAACGgattccaaaatatttttttctatcttTATAATGCATTCACGGGTATATGTATTACTGCAAACGTAAACAAAATCGTCGCATTCTGGTGGATTTACCTCTTGATATTTACTAGCTATAAACATGCTACCTATTCCAACCAGTTGAAGGTATTTTGTCGGTATTAAAAACATAGATAAGAATTTGTCCACTAGGTAAATAGACAGATGTAACGTTTCAGGAATAAGTCTAAAGGAATCATGCACTGCAACTAGCCAATCGACCAAAGCAGAGCGCATTTCTTCATCAATACCATTTTGTATTTTCATGTAGTCTCGAAATTTGTAGTAATCCAACTAATATGGAGAGAGGAGGTACGAGAGGGGGTTAGTAAAAATAATGATTGTGACCGTTAACGGTAAAAAAACTTACTTCTCTAATTTTATTAAACGTATATACTTGCTTCGCATATGGTGCTACCATGACTGGTATGTCATAGTCGTATTTGTCGACATCATATAATATGGACTCTTTGTCTTCTGGATATTGCTGATCATCATAGTATTGTTTCAACTGTTTGAAAATGTTGTGCTTATTATGTTTTATTGTCTAAAAAAATTGTCAAAAGCAATAAGATTAATAAGATTTGCAAAAAAAATGTTGATCCGTGCCGGTAGAAGAGGAAAAAAGTAAtcaaaaagaaatgtctcaaaaatgcaCAAATTAGCACGTACGGATATAGAGAATTGGCTTTTATCAGGGGATATTACATCAGATATAAATTTCTGGACTAAATCAAGATCGACACTTAGACCAGACTGAAATCGCAAATGAACATTTAGTAAAGATGTTCAAAAGAGGATATATTACCGAAAGATCATAGCATGCACCCAGGCAATAGATACGTACATCTTTATCTTTACAGGCTGGATGATTTGCTAGGTTAGTGATATCTGTCAAACACCTTCTCAACTTTTCTTTAACTGAAGACGATTTTCGAGCAGGCGCTCCCATATCAGGCGCATTATATAAGCCTTGAGCGATATTTTCCATATCGAGGGAGATTCACAtataaggagtatatggaaaagaagacaaaaaaataTTAGGTTGAGACTATACGCGGAAAGTGCAATATAGGCCGAATTTTAGACTGTAATTTTTATTATGTAGAGGAGAGGGTCGATGAAGGGATTGATTAACAGAAGGCTTCAAACAAGTATGTTTCGGATTCagtgattttaaaaaaatgctcaCAATTTTTGTCAAATATTTATCCAATAGTTTGGAAATTACGATATAACGGCTAGTTCATATCAGTTTGCCTGTTACCGTTGTTGCAAGCTTTCGCGAGATTGTTTGTTGAATACGTACGTTAAATGGATTCCAGTCGGGTTTTACGCAAGAGAAGATGATTGTTTAGATTGATATTACGCTTGTTTAATTTTATTAACATGGCATTTTTGGATTCATCGGACAGGGTGCTTTGGGTACATTCAATAAATCTACGGGGTGTCTGCGTTTCTGTCCTTGCATTTTCCGGGCGTTTTGATATGAGATATGGCATGCAATGTCGGAGTCATGCCGAATCAAAAAAATTAGCAAATTTAGCAGAAAAAGGCATTCACCACCGCAAGGGGATCTTGGCATGAGCCTTGGTATTAGTGGGGTTAGCTGTTGTACACGTTGAATAGTAGAGTGTCTTCTCGCGACGCGTGTACGTTCCGGGCTTTGTTTTTTTTTAGCTTATAGATAATTATACGAGGCCTTTTGAGAGAGGCGCGGGGGCACCGGGTTTGAGCCCGGAAAAAGTCAAAAGGACGGGGGGCTGATATGGAAACAGAGGTGAACAGAGAGATCAGCATTCAAGGTTTGTATTATGTGATAAAATTAGGATATATATAGGTATGGAAGGTATACAGATCCACATGGATCAGATCCGCATAGATATACACAGATCTATACGAATACGATCGATAAGTGACGAGGTAGTCGGCGGCAAAATTGACTAACTGGCCAGGGATTGAGGTGGAAATATCGTGCGGTGTTAAGTGATTCTGCGGGTGTTGCGAGCATTTACCGAGTCATTTGGCTATTTCCAATAGTGTCGTGCATGtgaaaaatttttttgtaaatccGGATGCAGACGAAATTTAGAAACGTTCTATGATGTAATCGTCATCGATCACTGTCATATAAAATCACTATTTACACAAATAATCTCTCTGACGGTGCAGAGTGCGTGAAGGCATCTTTTGTGGTGCGGACATAGCTATATTTCTCTGTCTCAGGTCCAAATGCTTTAGCAGAGGTGGATTTATTTTCTGCACGGAATTTATGGTGCATCGAATGAGATTTCTGCATGTTGGTTTGACTGTGCGCGGTGAGACGGGGAAGGAGAAGAATTCGGAGGCCGTTGAAGAACGGTTGACGTTGATAGATCTAAAGAAAACTTTTTGCGCGAGGTGTGTCTGCAGATAGAGAAAAAATGATTTGCGAGAGACTACGGTAGGGGAAGTCATTTTTTTGGATGTCAAAGCGGACAGACGAAAGTCAAATCCGCTCAGTGCGTTGAAGCGTCttggctttcaaaaaaaaaaaaaagtacaatttTTTTCTAGGCCTTTCGTATTATTTTTGTGGGGACGATGGAGTCAAGAGAGCAGAGTCTGGATGAGAGATACGAAATGATCACGCGAAATTTGGAGGACGTGGTTAACGGAGATGAACTGAAGAAGCTTTTAGAACAAAA
It includes:
- the LOC126322720 gene encoding uncharacterized protein LOC126322720: MENIAQGLYNAPDMGAPARKSSSVKEKLRRCLTDITNLANHPACKDKDSGLSVDLDLVQKFISDVISPDKSQFSISTIKHNKHNIFKQLKQYYDDQQYPEDKESILYDVDKYDYDIPVMVAPYAKQVYTFNKIRELDYYKFRDYMKIQNGIDEEMRSALVDWLVAVHDSFRLIPETLHLSIYLVDKFLSMFLIPTKYLQLVGIGSMFIASKYQEVNPPECDDFVYVCSNTYTRECIIKIEKNILESVQYDLGVPSAIHFLRRYSKIIGNNHYLHTLAKYYIELGICIYDTALWPPSALAAASLYLGRKATKKKRAWSSHLTYHSTINHQSVHKLASELLACLHSHSPFKFRHVLRKYNSESNYKVAMVELPRTIQI